CCTTGTACATAAAAAGATTGACGAACCACAACTGATTAAACTAAAAGATGTTATCGCACGAATTAAAGATTTTGATAGTGGCACTCAAATAGTATGGCTAGATGCAATTTTAAATGAACTAGGCAGTGATTATGGAATATTAAAATACAAGACTGGTTATGAGCAAGGGAGGTTTGAGGGCGAATATGTCGGTCAGCAATTAAAAGACGCTGATAAGGTTCGGCAAGAGTTGAATAAGCCAGTAGTAAAGCAGTTTGTGGCGGATTGGTATGAGGAACATAAAAGTAATCTGGACTATGAATTATGGGATTACGTTAGTGACTGGAAAGATCAAAAACCTAGTGAGTTTAAGGAATGGTTTAATAAAAGCAATAAAGCCTTTCAAACGCTAGTCAATATGCACCAGTTCGGTTACGAGGTCGGAAAAGAGAAGAAGTATAAAGTTAAATTTAAAAATATCCAAAGTGGTACACGATATCTTAAATACGATGGGGTTATTGAAAAATGGTATTTTGGTATAAATCAGGATTCAAATGCAACAAGACTATGCCACACAAAAGAAGAGCTTGAAGAAGCTGGTTTTGGGGAAGTGTTCGATAGCCCACTGTTTGAAGTTGAGGAGGTGGAAAAATGATTTCAAAATATAGAGCGTGGGACAAGCGAGATAAAGAAATCTATTTAGTGTACGAAGTTAATTGGGATGATGGGAAATTTGATTATATTGGGGACGCTATAACCTTCTACCGTGGGGCTGAAGAAGTTGAACTCATGCAGTCAACAGGTCTATTTGATAAAAACGGAAAGGAAATCTTTGAAAAAGATATTCTTGATTATAATGGCAGAAAGGTCATTGTTAAATGGCATGGGTCTTATGCAAGTTTTATCTACGAGTTTGTAGATGAACTAAAAAATAGAAAGACTGAATGGAAACCGCTATATCTATCTTATTATAAATTTGAGGTTATCGGCAACATTTACGAAAATCCAGAATTGCTGGAGGTAGAAATATGATAAAAAAATTATTAATTACAGTTTTTGTTTGTTTGTCTTTTATAACACTATCGGGGTGTGGAAATAAAGATATTCTTGGAACAACTTTTACTTTCAAATACGCAAAAATCAGACTAGTTGACGGACGAATTGTCGAAGGTGAAGTAAAGCAATGGGCAAAATATGACAACCAAGATAGCGTTCGTGTAACTTTTGAAAATGGCGAGGTATATTACACTCACTCAAGCAATGTAATACTGTATAACAAATAGATGGGAATTAACATGGGCTTACAAAACTTTATCTATTTATTATTCGCAGCAGTCTGGCTCTCTGGTTTGATCTGGGCTGGTGTGATAGCTTTTAGAAACAGAAAGGAGAAATGATGAGTTTAGATAATGTACATATACCAATACGGGTCAACAGAACTCTATCCATTGCTCAAATAAACGGCAAGCTAGAGATCGCTGTACTTGGCAAGGATGATTTATTTGTAACTGGTTCGTACTTTATTAATCTGTACGATGCAGTGAAACCTTTTAATGATATACACGATTTAAAAAATATCATTGACCAAATTTTAGATGTGGAGGGAATGTTATGAATAAACTGTTTTATACAATCCTCGCATCAGTATCACTGGTATTTATGATTGTGTGTATCAATCTCAACACACGGATCAATGAGTTAAATACTAAAGTCAGCGACCTCGAATGGACAGTACAAGAGCATGAGATATCTATTGAGCGACTGACTGATCGAACCAATGCGCAGGATGTGATTTTAAACAAACTAAACAGTGAGTATCAGATGCGTGAACGACAACGTGCGGAGGAATTAAAAGAGGCGGCTGATCAGAATGGAGTGGGTGGATGAACGTTAAAAAACGGCTGAATAACCTTAAATTTCTTGATGATACAATCAAATCAAAGAGACAGGAAATCTTTGCACTTGAATCACTCGTACAAAAAGCACAAGTCTACTCTGACGAGCCAAAAGGGAGCAGACAAGGAAACAAGACGGAAGAGTTGAACGTGAAAATCATTGACGAAAAAGAAAAGATCGAAAATGAGATTATGACTCTTTGGTCTGAAAGCAGAAAGACAATCGCTGCAATCGATCGGTTGGAAGATCCACTTGAAAGAGCTGTATTGCGTTATACTTATGTCAACGGATACAACTGGATCAAGA
The DNA window shown above is from Streptococcus sp. S1 and carries:
- a CDS encoding YopX family protein gives rise to the protein MISKYRAWDKRDKEIYLVYEVNWDDGKFDYIGDAITFYRGAEEVELMQSTGLFDKNGKEIFEKDILDYNGRKVIVKWHGSYASFIYEFVDELKNRKTEWKPLYLSYYKFEVIGNIYENPELLEVEI
- a CDS encoding DUF1642 domain-containing protein, which gives rise to MNKDKVYLKGYVIGHAADTLGYQGLLVQLENLDVVEIDKNLVHKKIDEPQLIKLKDVIARIKDFDSGTQIVWLDAILNELGSDYGILKYKTGYEQGRFEGEYVGQQLKDADKVRQELNKPVVKQFVADWYEEHKSNLDYELWDYVSDWKDQKPSEFKEWFNKSNKAFQTLVNMHQFGYEVGKEKKYKVKFKNIQSGTRYLKYDGVIEKWYFGINQDSNATRLCHTKEELEEAGFGEVFDSPLFEVEEVEK
- a CDS encoding DUF1492 domain-containing protein, with translation MNVKKRLNNLKFLDDTIKSKRQEIFALESLVQKAQVYSDEPKGSRQGNKTEELNVKIIDEKEKIENEIMTLWSESRKTIAAIDRLEDPLERAVLRYTYVNGYNWIKTTGQLNCSRTTYQRVKKSAIEHLASKL